The Sediminispirochaeta bajacaliforniensis DSM 16054 genome contains a region encoding:
- a CDS encoding methylglyoxal synthase → MKKRKQIALVAHDNRKKNLIEWVEYNWESLIPHRLYCTGTTGTLVEKAFLSKIENQKDGKKYTKSDLDLKKLKSGPLGGDQQLGALIAEGGIDMMIFLWDPMEPQPHDVDVKALTRIAVLYNVPLANNRSTADYMISSSLFESEYVPRLKDYSEYINRKV, encoded by the coding sequence ATGAAAAAGAGAAAACAAATAGCCTTAGTGGCACATGACAATCGGAAAAAAAACCTCATTGAGTGGGTTGAATATAATTGGGAGTCTTTAATTCCCCATCGTCTCTACTGTACCGGAACAACAGGCACCTTGGTGGAAAAAGCTTTTCTTTCCAAGATTGAAAATCAAAAAGATGGGAAAAAATACACCAAAAGCGATTTGGACCTTAAAAAACTTAAATCGGGCCCATTGGGAGGGGATCAGCAGCTGGGAGCCCTTATAGCAGAGGGAGGAATCGATATGATGATCTTTTTGTGGGACCCCATGGAGCCTCAACCCCATGATGTGGATGTAAAGGCCCTTACCCGGATTGCCGTTTTGTACAATGTCCCTCTGGCCAATAACCGCTCGACTGCCGACTATATGATCTCATCCAGCCTATTCGAAAGTGAATATGTTCCCCGGCTCAAGGATTACTCCGAGTACATCAATAGAAAGGTCTAA
- a CDS encoding DUF2147 domain-containing protein yields the protein MKKVCFFFTMVFFLSSFSAAAHADPIRSGLGVQLSSDGTAALVLHASNIEAGIKAQAFLYDYASETASYPNLLVVGMHVAYLFSSAQADSEFGIGIEAHTGIGLEDLEYDEYIDLGLRLSINQPISRRLYISGILYPFFMETRDESDVDDDWEMTVTLPKASVAFTLIF from the coding sequence ATGAAAAAGGTATGTTTTTTTTTCACAATGGTTTTTTTCCTTTCTTCGTTTTCTGCTGCGGCTCATGCCGATCCTATTCGTTCCGGTCTTGGTGTTCAACTTTCGAGCGATGGGACCGCTGCATTGGTGCTCCATGCATCGAACATTGAAGCGGGGATTAAGGCTCAAGCGTTTCTCTACGATTATGCTAGCGAAACCGCCAGCTATCCCAACCTATTAGTCGTTGGGATGCATGTGGCATACCTATTCTCTTCTGCCCAGGCTGATTCCGAGTTCGGTATAGGCATTGAGGCCCACACTGGTATTGGTTTGGAAGACCTAGAGTATGACGAATATATCGATCTGGGACTTCGCCTTTCGATTAACCAGCCGATATCCAGGCGCCTCTATATTTCAGGAATTCTCTATCCGTTTTTTATGGAGACGCGTGATGAGTCCGATGTTGATGACGATTGGGAGATGACAGTAACGCTTCCAAAAGCAAGCGTCGCCTTTACGCTTATCTTCTGA
- a CDS encoding sensor histidine kinase, producing the protein MGNRPYHIILLQFLIHLFVLLLFFTAQNLPDFPIQWVVQFAGLLCLSLMFSIAALFFQNAVLHSLILFLRTMIFLLLGFPLGTNISIETVLLVSILFDMHMYLPGSVAFVLSILIILLAWSFQRSCLIWDMEQSSPPMSNRLLFLVFGLAVDACLFVLSMYTRKLAKTRNILEHYEISISNLMEANLRLQNSIVTEITQATNNERKRIAQDLHDIIGHSMVNIMMITDSIKDRLDDREGIKAYCDVIHQQASGALSETENSMRRLRNQYDKRKYDSVAIKKLTSIFEKATGVEVLLEFRNAPTTFGEKIDRIVYRCIQEGLTNAFRHGRANRITILYWKHETGEMEITIKDNGKGVKNLNEGIGIWGMRERLSGIGGSITVNPSEFGFFLTLTFPFCTVSDQEVVSDDRVGYC; encoded by the coding sequence ATGGGAAATAGACCGTATCACATAATACTTCTTCAATTTCTCATACACCTTTTTGTACTGCTGTTATTCTTTACTGCACAGAATCTTCCTGATTTCCCAATTCAATGGGTCGTTCAATTTGCGGGACTCCTTTGCCTTTCTCTTATGTTCAGTATAGCTGCCTTGTTTTTTCAGAACGCTGTGCTACATAGTCTGATTCTTTTTCTTCGGACGATGATCTTCCTGCTGTTGGGGTTTCCCCTTGGAACCAATATTTCTATAGAAACGGTATTGCTGGTGTCTATTCTCTTCGACATGCATATGTACTTACCTGGTTCTGTTGCTTTTGTTTTGTCGATATTGATCATCTTGCTGGCATGGAGCTTTCAAAGGTCATGTCTGATCTGGGATATGGAACAAAGCAGCCCCCCCATGAGTAACCGGTTACTTTTTCTTGTATTCGGTCTTGCCGTTGATGCATGTCTTTTTGTCTTAAGCATGTATACCCGTAAGCTGGCCAAAACTCGAAATATACTGGAACATTATGAAATATCGATCTCAAATCTGATGGAAGCCAATTTGCGATTGCAAAATAGCATAGTGACCGAAATTACTCAGGCAACCAATAATGAACGGAAGAGAATAGCACAGGACCTTCATGATATAATCGGTCATTCGATGGTGAATATCATGATGATTACCGATTCCATAAAGGACAGACTCGACGATAGAGAAGGGATAAAGGCATATTGCGATGTCATTCATCAGCAGGCATCGGGAGCCTTAAGCGAAACGGAAAATTCGATGCGCAGGTTAAGAAATCAGTATGATAAGCGTAAGTATGATAGTGTCGCCATAAAAAAACTGACTTCGATCTTTGAAAAAGCCACCGGTGTTGAAGTTTTATTGGAGTTTCGGAATGCACCGACCACCTTTGGTGAGAAAATCGACCGAATTGTGTACCGTTGTATCCAAGAGGGCCTCACAAATGCCTTTCGTCATGGTAGAGCAAATCGTATCACCATTCTCTACTGGAAACATGAAACCGGCGAAATGGAGATTACGATAAAAGATAACGGTAAAGGTGTGAAAAATCTTAATGAGGGTATCGGCATATGGGGAATGCGTGAGAGACTTTCCGGAATAGGAGGAAGTATCACGGTAAATCCTTCCGAATTCGGATTTTTCTTAACCCTTACCTTTCCGTTTTGCACCGTTTCAGACCAGGAGGTTGTATCCGATGATAGAGTTGGTTATTGCTGA
- a CDS encoding response regulator transcription factor: MIELVIADDQVLFVDTLKSVIEHRAKDIHITGVAYDGKTALQIIEQTNPDVALLDVKMPYINGLELSQKLYMIRPGVKVIILTTFPDDEFVEQALQHGAAGYLLKNMLSDDLINSIRMVHSGNILISEKVGSVLQQRDHNDCTREKNESFTKTRRELLRQLSRREREVYGLMLQGYSNDEIAEMLFIATQTVKNHIRSIYSKSGFHNRSDIIHLDDSEQ; the protein is encoded by the coding sequence ATGATAGAGTTGGTTATTGCTGATGATCAGGTACTCTTTGTGGATACCTTGAAAAGTGTTATAGAACATCGCGCGAAGGATATTCATATCACGGGGGTTGCCTACGACGGAAAAACGGCATTGCAGATCATTGAACAAACAAATCCCGATGTGGCGCTCTTAGATGTAAAAATGCCCTATATAAATGGTCTGGAACTTTCGCAAAAGCTTTACATGATTCGTCCTGGGGTTAAGGTGATAATTCTTACCACCTTTCCCGATGATGAATTTGTCGAACAAGCCTTGCAGCACGGCGCTGCGGGGTATCTGCTAAAGAACATGCTTTCGGATGATCTTATTAATTCCATTAGAATGGTCCATTCTGGAAATATCTTGATATCAGAAAAGGTCGGTTCGGTGTTGCAGCAACGAGATCATAACGATTGCACCAGGGAGAAGAACGAATCCTTTACCAAAACCCGCCGGGAACTCTTGCGCCAGTTAAGTAGAAGGGAACGGGAGGTGTACGGATTGATGCTTCAGGGATACAGTAACGACGAAATTGCTGAGATGTTGTTTATTGCCACGCAAACGGTAAAAAATCATATCCGCTCGATATATTCAAAAAGTGGCTTTCATAATCGATCAGACATCATTCATTTGGATGATTCGGAACAGTAG
- a CDS encoding ABC transporter substrate-binding protein, which produces MKKIQAFLGMLVLLSSTLPIYAGGRQEGEEGITIWTKYNALNPENIRDEWLKKTLEEYQAETGKVVENIFVPYDQINNKLNVAVTAGGQVPEISYVDSQQQAFYITNDTLMDLTDYVKDASWYKDLSPRALAACTAPDGRILCVPLNIGTRVSYVWADAWPNGFPGTTTEFLKEAERIKAEGHYAITFKASEKYGAEGLYYGLIKSYGGRYGDGKGQAGWASPETATAVEFLRTLFKNGYAPEIDLAPGFDNERPFMQGDAVSFAGISWSYVYMNPLTAPDGTIFDNGAQSVAKAVEAGKIIVAPYLSAPNGEPVAAITCSALAIPQGAEHIAEAKAFIDWLMTTERNAECAEAIGGLPSLRPAMDTPTFKNAYWQQVAKITESYGAPYPALAEYDRALTKLAQTFEALLANPNLDSMERLKQAQEEVNR; this is translated from the coding sequence ATGAAAAAAATCCAAGCATTTCTTGGTATGCTGGTGCTTTTATCAAGCACGTTGCCTATCTATGCAGGAGGTCGGCAGGAAGGCGAAGAGGGCATTACCATCTGGACAAAGTATAACGCGCTTAATCCAGAAAACATCCGTGATGAATGGCTGAAAAAAACATTGGAGGAGTATCAGGCGGAAACAGGAAAAGTAGTCGAGAATATTTTTGTCCCATACGACCAGATTAACAATAAGCTTAATGTCGCCGTAACGGCGGGCGGTCAAGTTCCGGAAATTTCATACGTGGACAGCCAACAGCAGGCCTTTTACATCACCAACGACACCCTTATGGATCTTACCGATTATGTGAAGGATGCATCATGGTATAAAGATCTTAGTCCCCGAGCATTGGCTGCATGCACCGCACCGGACGGACGCATCTTGTGTGTCCCATTGAATATCGGCACGAGGGTAAGCTATGTCTGGGCAGATGCCTGGCCGAATGGGTTTCCGGGAACTACTACGGAGTTTCTAAAAGAAGCTGAAAGGATCAAGGCTGAAGGACACTATGCCATTACGTTTAAGGCCTCGGAGAAGTATGGAGCCGAAGGGCTCTACTATGGCCTAATAAAAAGCTATGGGGGAAGGTACGGCGATGGAAAGGGACAGGCTGGCTGGGCCAGTCCCGAGACCGCAACTGCCGTGGAATTCCTTCGCACTCTTTTCAAAAACGGTTACGCACCCGAGATCGATCTTGCCCCGGGATTCGACAATGAAAGGCCTTTTATGCAGGGCGATGCGGTATCTTTCGCCGGCATTTCATGGTCCTACGTATATATGAATCCCCTTACGGCACCGGATGGCACGATTTTTGATAATGGGGCCCAGTCCGTGGCAAAAGCGGTCGAGGCTGGCAAAATCATTGTTGCGCCTTATCTTTCGGCACCAAATGGAGAGCCTGTGGCGGCCATTACCTGTTCGGCACTTGCCATTCCTCAGGGAGCCGAGCATATAGCGGAAGCCAAGGCTTTTATCGATTGGCTCATGACTACCGAACGGAATGCTGAATGTGCCGAGGCCATTGGGGGCCTGCCTTCGCTTCGTCCTGCCATGGATACACCGACTTTTAAGAACGCCTACTGGCAGCAGGTTGCGAAGATCACGGAATCCTATGGGGCTCCCTATCCTGCGCTGGCAGAATATGATCGGGCTCTCACAAAGCTGGCTCAAACATTCGAGGCGCTCCTGGCCAATCCGAATTTGGATAGTATGGAAAGGCTTAAACAAGCCCAGGAAGAGGTAAACAGATAA
- a CDS encoding carbohydrate ABC transporter permease, translating into MSFVGLDNYLRLLSDTDFWASLRHTFFFTAGYLVLTLCLSLFLALLLNRRMKLSPFYILVIFTPWVLSPVIAGTMWRWLFQPAYGVLQFLLEPIFHKTLITDDKGAMGIVILALSWRNLPLTTLLFLGGLQTISSEIYECASLDGATAWQRFSQITMPLMKPSLLINILINTIRGINVISIILSITRGGPGRATEVLGLFLYRNTWQYGDFGTGAALGILMFLLTGVVSLIYLRTIRMEN; encoded by the coding sequence ATGAGTTTTGTGGGGCTTGATAATTACCTTCGGTTGCTGAGCGATACAGATTTCTGGGCAAGCTTGCGACATACATTCTTTTTTACTGCGGGTTATCTCGTATTAACATTGTGCTTAAGTCTTTTTCTCGCACTGCTGCTTAATCGGCGCATGAAACTATCTCCTTTTTATATCTTGGTGATTTTCACCCCCTGGGTGCTTTCGCCGGTAATTGCCGGGACCATGTGGCGATGGCTTTTTCAGCCCGCTTACGGTGTTCTGCAATTCTTGCTGGAGCCGATATTCCATAAGACGCTGATTACGGACGACAAGGGTGCAATGGGCATCGTCATTCTCGCCCTTTCCTGGCGTAATCTTCCTCTTACTACGCTGCTTTTTCTCGGGGGCCTGCAAACCATTTCATCCGAAATATACGAATGCGCCTCTCTGGATGGAGCAACAGCATGGCAACGCTTTTCCCAAATCACCATGCCCCTGATGAAGCCCAGTCTTCTTATCAACATATTGATAAATACCATCCGCGGAATAAACGTCATCAGCATTATATTGTCGATCACCCGTGGTGGTCCTGGAAGGGCGACAGAGGTTTTGGGTCTCTTTCTCTATCGTAACACATGGCAATACGGTGATTTTGGGACCGGAGCGGCTCTGGGAATTCTGATGTTTCTACTGACCGGTGTCGTGTCGCTCATCTATTTACGGACCATCAGGATGGAGAATTGA
- a CDS encoding carbohydrate ABC transporter permease, producing MAKRPSHIPLNNILVHLFLIIMCLLIIFPVIYTLMTSFKNEIDVLTAPPTFFPPKWVLSGYAQVFRSDMVHVYLVNTILNSVIASVIAIPLASLAGYGFSRYKFRGSMLLQTAILAVWMIPHLTNLLPLYKLSSQLHLLQTRIPLVLVYVSYGLPISIWIIKSFIDAIPEELEDATHLDGCTPLQSLWYVITPLAAPGLFSAFLMIFVDSWNEFLSAVVLITNNELKTATVGLYDFQSAFETSYHTLAAACIVIAIPVLLTFILGRKFFFQAMLEGALKG from the coding sequence ATGGCAAAGCGACCTTCCCACATTCCGCTGAATAACATACTCGTGCATCTGTTTCTTATCATTATGTGTCTTCTCATCATTTTTCCGGTTATTTATACACTGATGACATCATTCAAAAATGAAATAGACGTACTAACGGCACCTCCCACTTTTTTCCCGCCGAAATGGGTTCTTAGCGGGTATGCCCAGGTCTTTCGAAGTGACATGGTACATGTGTATCTGGTCAATACCATCCTCAATTCGGTTATAGCCTCGGTGATAGCGATTCCTCTTGCAAGTCTGGCAGGATATGGATTTTCACGCTATAAATTTCGTGGGAGTATGCTGCTGCAAACGGCAATTCTTGCAGTCTGGATGATTCCTCATCTTACAAATTTACTGCCCTTATATAAGCTGAGTTCACAGCTGCACCTGTTGCAGACCAGAATCCCTCTTGTTTTGGTCTATGTTTCCTACGGTCTGCCCATAAGCATCTGGATAATAAAGAGTTTTATCGATGCAATTCCCGAAGAGCTTGAAGATGCCACCCATTTGGATGGTTGTACCCCGCTTCAGTCTCTTTGGTACGTCATAACCCCACTGGCCGCCCCAGGCCTTTTTTCTGCTTTCCTCATGATTTTTGTAGACTCATGGAATGAATTTCTGTCGGCGGTAGTCCTTATTACCAATAATGAACTCAAAACAGCTACGGTAGGCTTGTATGATTTTCAGTCGGCATTCGAAACCTCGTATCATACCCTTGCGGCTGCCTGTATCGTTATTGCGATCCCCGTACTACTTACCTTCATTCTCGGCAGAAAGTTTTTTTTCCAGGCAATGCTGGAAGGCGCCCTGAAAGGTTGA
- a CDS encoding SDR family NAD(P)-dependent oxidoreductase: protein MQIKDSVILITGGAIRVGRAFALYFAEQGANIAFSYLSPEENPEETKKEIEALGVGALSVRTDVSDLHQIERLVTETMDRFGRIDTLINGAGIWLKSPFLEISEKEWDLSISVNLKGPFFCSQAVAPIMRKQKGGVIVNITDLSAFQVWDSYSHHAASKAGLVSVTKYLAAELAPYIRVNAIAPGTILLPPGASEEKITWSREKSLLKRIGTPEEAAMLIRLIIENDFITGGIYPVDGGRSLV, encoded by the coding sequence ATGCAGATAAAGGATAGCGTGATATTGATAACGGGAGGTGCCATTCGGGTAGGAAGAGCATTCGCTCTCTATTTTGCCGAACAGGGAGCCAACATCGCCTTCAGCTATCTCAGTCCGGAAGAGAACCCGGAAGAAACAAAAAAAGAGATAGAAGCCTTGGGCGTGGGGGCCCTATCAGTCAGGACCGATGTGTCTGATCTTCACCAGATCGAAAGGTTGGTAACTGAAACCATGGATAGGTTCGGAAGAATCGACACCCTTATCAACGGCGCCGGAATCTGGCTTAAATCCCCCTTCCTTGAGATCAGTGAAAAAGAATGGGATCTTTCTATCAGTGTGAACCTCAAGGGGCCTTTCTTTTGCTCTCAGGCTGTTGCCCCCATCATGCGGAAGCAGAAGGGCGGGGTAATCGTCAATATAACCGATCTGTCTGCCTTTCAGGTGTGGGATTCTTACAGCCACCATGCCGCATCAAAGGCAGGCCTTGTCTCTGTTACCAAGTACCTTGCGGCCGAGCTGGCGCCTTACATCCGGGTGAACGCCATTGCCCCGGGGACCATCCTTCTGCCGCCGGGGGCAAGCGAAGAGAAAATCACATGGTCGCGGGAGAAATCGTTGCTGAAGAGAATAGGAACCCCGGAAGAGGCTGCCATGCTCATTCGTTTGATCATCGAAAACGATTTTATCACCGGAGGGATATATCCCGTCGATGGCGGGCGGTCTCTCGTATGA
- a CDS encoding amidohydrolase family protein, whose translation MNGAPSCRSVLIYGAAVFLPDGWIEPGYIYLKHGVVEQLGAGDVPQGLFQEADTVIHARNRAVLPGLTNAHTHFAQTFMRGLAGGRPLLRWLKERIWPLQAAFAADDMDLAARLGILENIRCGATHITDHHKVTYTPEHTHVVCKAADDMGVYMTLARSWSDIGAGAEEPRQILDHLASLYSTWQGGRISIANGPLAAWRCSAQTLLESHELALNNGSFSHIHIAESLDEIEMSGEKYQMSPFAWLDSLGILDARMQLVHAVWADEHDVDRIADSGAIVVHCPVSNEVLGSGIAPLSTFLARDVRVLLGTDGPASNDTQDIFETIKASLLLSRVSTRNANSLSPAEALHMALDGRRIKEGGAADLIIVNLDHPRATPVHDHDSALTLCCHGSDVETVIVDGKILMHDNKVLVGDEASLLSECRERVKFLRERAGLE comes from the coding sequence ATGAATGGGGCTCCCTCCTGCCGCTCTGTTTTGATCTATGGGGCTGCCGTGTTCCTGCCCGATGGCTGGATAGAGCCGGGGTATATCTACCTGAAGCATGGTGTTGTTGAGCAGCTGGGAGCGGGAGATGTCCCCCAGGGGCTTTTCCAAGAGGCCGATACCGTCATACATGCACGCAATCGTGCAGTATTACCCGGACTGACGAATGCGCATACCCATTTTGCTCAGACCTTTATGCGGGGTCTTGCCGGCGGCAGGCCCCTTTTGCGCTGGCTGAAGGAGCGGATCTGGCCTCTTCAGGCCGCCTTCGCTGCGGATGATATGGATCTCGCCGCACGCTTGGGAATCCTTGAGAACATCCGTTGTGGAGCGACGCACATAACCGATCATCATAAAGTAACATACACTCCGGAACATACCCATGTCGTCTGTAAGGCCGCCGACGACATGGGGGTCTATATGACCCTGGCCCGTTCCTGGTCGGATATAGGGGCTGGTGCGGAAGAGCCCCGACAGATTCTCGATCATCTTGCTTCTCTCTATTCAACATGGCAGGGGGGACGTATTTCCATCGCAAATGGCCCGCTGGCTGCGTGGCGATGCAGTGCCCAGACACTTCTCGAAAGCCACGAGCTTGCTCTGAACAACGGTTCTTTTTCACATATCCATATAGCAGAATCTCTGGATGAGATAGAGATGAGTGGAGAGAAATACCAGATGTCTCCTTTCGCGTGGCTTGATTCTCTCGGTATTCTTGATGCCCGAATGCAGCTTGTCCATGCTGTCTGGGCCGATGAACATGATGTCGATAGGATTGCCGATTCCGGAGCTATCGTTGTTCACTGTCCGGTAAGTAATGAGGTGCTTGGTTCCGGAATTGCGCCGCTATCCACATTCCTTGCGCGAGATGTGCGGGTTCTCCTTGGAACCGACGGCCCTGCAAGTAATGATACCCAGGACATCTTTGAAACAATAAAAGCCTCCTTGCTGCTTTCCAGAGTTTCCACACGTAACGCCAATAGTCTAAGCCCTGCCGAGGCCCTTCATATGGCCCTTGATGGAAGAAGGATAAAGGAGGGTGGGGCGGCTGATCTGATCATTGTAAACCTCGATCATCCACGAGCGACTCCTGTACACGACCATGATTCCGCACTTACCCTCTGCTGTCACGGCAGCGATGTGGAGACGGTGATAGTGGATGGGAAAATCCTCATGCATGACAACAAAGTATTGGTCGGGGATGAAGCGTCTCTGCTCTCCGAATGCAGGGAGCGGGTTAAATTTCTGAGGGAAAGGGCGGGGTTGGAATAG
- a CDS encoding response regulator: MNEKEYWNILIVDDTRNNLFILSSILRKKGYRIAAALSGLEAIELLQHRQFDLILLDIRMPGINGIETCRRIKATPETAEIPVLFISAIDDHDLIAKAFAAGGRDYILKPFEPVELIARIETQLDIQRGRRLLEQINAGLEKVVEEKTHALHENNKALERALAERTILLQEVYHRVNNNLQFVKSLISIDKPEKVYPWTEDFFKRFESRIHSLAYVHELLYRSPNLKEVDMALYSHEIFRAAHEAAETPPTGCQLLLHNTPFTLGINHAIPCGMIINELIRTAVSGSAACTHDNDRITIIFSQEGNNFVITLKLEGSLGGKEELVPSGTDLLITTVLAEEQLFGNISIQVDDVTTISVVFPNVELGTFRDVDNL, from the coding sequence ATGAATGAGAAAGAATATTGGAATATTCTCATTGTTGACGACACGCGTAATAATCTTTTCATTCTCAGCTCCATTCTCAGGAAAAAGGGGTATCGCATAGCCGCAGCCCTGAGCGGTCTGGAAGCCATTGAACTACTTCAGCATAGGCAGTTCGATCTTATACTGCTCGATATCAGAATGCCAGGCATTAACGGTATTGAAACCTGTAGGAGAATAAAAGCCACCCCGGAAACGGCAGAGATTCCCGTCTTGTTTATCTCAGCCATTGACGACCACGACCTGATAGCCAAGGCCTTTGCGGCCGGCGGCCGTGACTATATCCTCAAACCCTTTGAACCTGTGGAACTCATAGCACGGATAGAAACACAACTCGACATTCAACGGGGAAGAAGACTGCTTGAACAGATCAATGCAGGGCTCGAAAAGGTCGTGGAAGAAAAAACCCATGCACTCCATGAAAACAATAAGGCTCTTGAACGGGCACTTGCAGAGCGGACCATCCTTCTGCAGGAGGTCTACCATAGAGTCAACAACAATCTTCAATTCGTAAAAAGCCTCATATCGATTGATAAGCCTGAGAAAGTCTATCCATGGACAGAAGATTTTTTTAAGCGGTTTGAATCCCGCATTCATTCCCTGGCCTATGTTCATGAACTCCTCTACCGTTCCCCGAATCTGAAAGAGGTGGACATGGCGCTCTATAGTCATGAAATATTTCGGGCGGCACATGAGGCTGCCGAAACACCTCCGACAGGCTGTCAACTATTGCTTCACAATACCCCATTTACCTTGGGGATAAATCATGCAATTCCCTGCGGGATGATCATCAATGAACTGATTCGTACCGCCGTCAGCGGCTCAGCCGCATGTACACATGACAATGATCGAATCACCATCATATTTTCACAAGAGGGAAACAACTTCGTGATCACGCTAAAACTGGAAGGATCATTGGGAGGAAAAGAAGAGCTGGTCCCTTCGGGAACCGATCTGCTGATTACCACGGTCCTTGCCGAAGAACAGCTGTTTGGGAACATCTCCATTCAGGTCGATGATGTCACAACGATTTCAGTTGTATTCCCCAATGTAGAGCTTGGGACATTCAGGGATGTGGATAATCTTTGA